A region from the Cryptosporangium arvum DSM 44712 genome encodes:
- a CDS encoding DUF3500 domain-containing protein, with product MVSAAKEWLDSLDDTQRAQAALPWPSEEDRHRWFYTPVDHGGLPLGRMSAAQQSLAMRLLATGLSDAGYATASTIISLENLLDRDEGWVVTRGSRRRRDPQLYWVRVFGEPGGSGPWSWRFGGHHVSVHHLVVDGVVRASTPCFLGANPADSPLLGGHLLRPLGAAEDLARDLVRSLDEEQFARALLTTVAPDDIVSRNQPRVRFAGADPLSLTPFAKGLPATALTEPQRDQLRRVLGVFLDRIPAELAEREAAKFAGDRLGAVHFAWAGGTERRQPHYYRLQGPRLLAEYDNTQRDANHIHTVWRDPEGDFGDDVLRNHIAAHHRA from the coding sequence ATGGTGAGCGCCGCGAAGGAATGGCTCGATTCGCTCGACGACACGCAGCGGGCCCAGGCCGCGCTGCCGTGGCCCTCCGAGGAGGACCGGCACCGGTGGTTCTACACGCCGGTGGACCACGGAGGGCTGCCGCTGGGCCGGATGAGCGCGGCCCAGCAGAGCCTCGCGATGCGGCTGCTCGCCACCGGGCTGTCGGACGCCGGGTACGCGACCGCGTCGACGATCATCAGCCTGGAGAACCTGCTCGACCGCGACGAAGGGTGGGTGGTCACCCGGGGCTCGCGACGCCGGCGCGATCCGCAGCTGTACTGGGTGCGTGTGTTCGGTGAGCCGGGCGGGTCCGGCCCGTGGTCGTGGCGCTTCGGCGGCCACCACGTGTCCGTGCACCACCTGGTCGTCGACGGCGTGGTGCGGGCCAGCACGCCGTGTTTCCTCGGGGCCAACCCGGCCGACTCGCCGCTGCTCGGCGGGCACCTCCTCCGGCCGCTCGGCGCGGCCGAGGATCTCGCGCGCGACCTCGTGCGCTCCCTCGACGAGGAACAGTTCGCGCGCGCGTTGCTCACCACCGTGGCGCCGGACGACATCGTCAGCCGCAACCAGCCCCGCGTGCGCTTCGCCGGCGCCGATCCGCTGAGCCTCACCCCGTTCGCGAAGGGCCTGCCCGCGACGGCGTTAACGGAGCCGCAGCGCGACCAGCTGCGTCGTGTGCTTGGTGTTTTCCTCGACCGGATCCCGGCCGAGCTGGCGGAGCGGGAAGCAGCGAAGTTCGCCGGTGACCGGCTGGGGGCCGTGCACTTCGCGTGGGCCGGGGGCACGGAGCGCCGGCAGCCGCACTATTACCGCCTGCAGGGGCCGCGGCTGCTCGCCGAGTACGACAACACACAACGCGACGCGAACCACATCCATACGGTGTGGCGGGATCCGGAAGGCGACTTCGGCGACGACGTGCTCCGTAACCACATAGCCGCGCATCACCGCGCCTAG
- a CDS encoding aldo/keto reductase — protein sequence MNTDLPLSALGLGAAALGGEYGPIDTAVAHATVRTALDEGITLIDVSPYYGRTAAETVLGDALRGVPRDAYVLATKAGRYDVDEFDFSAERVVRSVEESLRRLRTDHVDLIQCHDIEFGDLDRIVTETVPALRGLQEKGLVGAVGITGYPLPALVSVAGRVPVDTVLSYCHYTLQNSTLGERLPFFADRGVDVLNASPLSMGLLTDAGPPGWHPAPAAVRAACAEAAAHCRERGTTIVDLALRFAVGLPGVASTIVGAADPESVRRNVRWATGPLDEQLLGEVRAILAGVHDVDWPVGLAQNR from the coding sequence ATGAACACGGACCTCCCGCTGAGCGCGCTGGGTCTCGGCGCGGCCGCGCTCGGCGGCGAGTACGGCCCGATCGACACCGCGGTCGCCCACGCCACCGTCCGCACCGCGCTCGACGAGGGCATCACGCTCATCGACGTCTCGCCGTACTACGGCCGGACCGCCGCCGAGACCGTACTCGGCGACGCGTTGCGCGGGGTCCCCCGCGACGCGTACGTACTGGCCACCAAGGCCGGGCGCTACGACGTCGACGAGTTCGACTTCAGCGCGGAGCGGGTCGTGCGCAGCGTCGAGGAGAGCCTGCGCCGGTTGCGCACCGACCACGTCGACCTGATCCAGTGCCACGACATCGAGTTCGGCGACCTCGACCGGATCGTCACCGAGACCGTGCCCGCGCTCCGCGGCCTGCAGGAGAAAGGCCTGGTCGGGGCGGTCGGGATCACCGGCTACCCGCTGCCGGCCCTGGTGTCGGTCGCCGGGCGCGTCCCCGTCGACACGGTCCTCTCCTACTGCCACTACACCCTGCAGAACTCGACGCTCGGCGAGCGCCTTCCGTTCTTCGCCGACCGCGGCGTCGACGTGCTGAACGCCTCGCCGTTGAGCATGGGGCTGCTCACCGACGCCGGCCCGCCCGGCTGGCACCCCGCCCCCGCGGCGGTCCGTGCCGCCTGCGCCGAAGCCGCGGCGCACTGCCGGGAACGGGGCACGACGATCGTCGATCTGGCGTTGCGTTTCGCCGTGGGTCTGCCCGGGGTGGCCTCGACGATCGTCGGCGCCGCCGACCCCGAGTCCGTGCGCCGCAACGTGCGCTGGGCCACCGGGCCGCTCGACGAGCAGTTGCTGGGCGAGGTGCGCGCCATCCTCGCCGGGGTGCACGATGTGGATTGGCCGGTGGGTCTCGCGCAGAATAGGTGA
- a CDS encoding ABC transporter permease: MTSDTSAAAASAGAPARPPKSGGPGASTRRLQIARLRDLALVPAIIAIAIVGYFVNPVFLSSTNLVNILQTMAEIGLLVLAQTLVLIAGKMDLSLESTFGLAPGLAAWLVVEPGVTHGLGAVPDWAGVPITLAAGAVIGLINGLLIVRFRLHGFVVTLGMLIVLRGLLTGISGGQTFFGLPPSMMYLGSTVWLGVPVSVYVCFALFAVGIAALGYTRVGRSLYAIGGNPDAARAAGIRTDRVLWIVLVLASVLAALGGLMLSGRLASVAAAQGNGAIFTVFAAAVIGGVSLNGGKGTVFGAFTGILLLYVIQNVLTLAGVPAQWIAALNGAIILCALIISRITSGRAQE, encoded by the coding sequence ATGACGAGTGACACATCCGCCGCCGCCGCTTCGGCCGGCGCGCCCGCGCGGCCACCGAAGTCCGGCGGGCCCGGCGCGAGCACGCGGAGGCTCCAGATCGCGCGGTTGCGTGATCTCGCGCTGGTGCCCGCGATCATCGCGATCGCGATCGTGGGCTACTTCGTGAACCCGGTCTTCCTCAGCTCGACGAACCTCGTCAACATCCTCCAGACGATGGCCGAGATCGGCCTGCTGGTGCTGGCCCAGACCCTCGTGCTGATCGCCGGCAAGATGGACCTGTCGCTGGAGTCGACGTTCGGGCTCGCGCCCGGCCTCGCCGCCTGGCTCGTCGTCGAACCCGGCGTCACCCACGGCCTCGGCGCCGTGCCGGACTGGGCCGGGGTGCCGATCACGCTCGCCGCCGGTGCGGTGATCGGCCTGATCAACGGGTTGCTGATCGTCCGGTTCCGGCTGCACGGCTTCGTCGTCACGCTCGGCATGCTGATCGTGCTGCGCGGCCTGCTCACCGGTATCTCCGGCGGCCAGACGTTCTTCGGGCTCCCGCCGTCGATGATGTACCTCGGCTCCACGGTGTGGCTGGGCGTTCCGGTGAGCGTCTACGTCTGTTTCGCGCTGTTCGCGGTCGGCATCGCCGCCCTCGGGTACACCCGGGTCGGGCGCTCGCTCTACGCGATCGGCGGCAACCCCGACGCGGCCCGCGCCGCCGGTATCCGCACCGACCGCGTCCTCTGGATCGTGCTGGTGCTGGCCAGCGTGCTCGCCGCGCTCGGCGGGCTCATGCTCTCGGGCCGGCTGGCGTCGGTGGCCGCCGCCCAGGGCAACGGCGCGATCTTCACGGTCTTCGCCGCCGCGGTGATCGGCGGCGTCAGCCTCAACGGCGGCAAGGGCACGGTGTTCGGCGCGTTCACCGGCATCCTGCTGCTCTACGTCATCCAGAACGTGCTGACGCTCGCGGGTGTCCCGGCCCAGTGGATCGCCGCGCTCAACGGCGCGATCATCCTCTGCGCGCTGATCATCTCGCGGATCACCAGCGGCCGGGCCCAGGAATGA
- a CDS encoding sugar ABC transporter ATP-binding protein: protein MLVEAAGITKRYGTTVALRDAGLVVRAGATHALVGRNGAGKSTLVSILTGLQAPDTGTVRFSGEPAPALADRDAWRQRVACVYQKSTIIPTLTVAENLFLNRQPGRLIKWPTLRRDAAELLATWDVDVDVTRPAGDLTVEQRQLVEIARALSYDARFIILDEPTAQLDGPAINRLFDRMRGLQERGITFLFISHHLEEIYRVCDEVTVFRDAQHIVTAKVSEVAPTELVAAMTGDATSLTERPSRPPLPEHTPAVLEVRDLDGVSFTVRAGEVVGLAGGGGSGKREIAETVVGLRRAPAGTIEVAGRPLKPGSVPASLAAGVGLVPQDRHTEGFVSDLSIAENLTMTIPRRLGRFGMISRTRRDRVASVLIEDLAVKTPGPELPVSALSGGNQQKVVMGRALANDPKLLVLIQPTAGVDVRSKETLLGVVDRVREGGAGVLVASDELDDLRTCDRVLVLFQGRQVAEFGSDWSDHDLVAAMEGLDLDDE, encoded by the coding sequence GTGTTAGTTGAGGCCGCCGGAATCACGAAGCGTTACGGGACCACCGTGGCGCTTCGTGACGCCGGGCTCGTCGTGCGGGCCGGCGCCACGCACGCCCTCGTGGGGCGCAACGGCGCCGGCAAGTCGACGCTCGTCAGCATCCTGACCGGGCTCCAGGCACCGGACACGGGGACCGTGCGGTTCTCGGGTGAGCCCGCACCGGCGCTGGCCGACCGCGACGCCTGGCGGCAGCGCGTCGCCTGCGTCTACCAGAAGTCGACGATCATCCCGACGCTGACCGTGGCCGAGAACCTGTTCCTCAACCGGCAGCCCGGCCGCCTGATCAAGTGGCCGACGCTGCGCCGCGACGCCGCCGAGCTGCTCGCCACCTGGGACGTCGACGTCGACGTCACCCGGCCGGCCGGTGACCTCACGGTCGAGCAGCGCCAGCTGGTCGAGATCGCGCGGGCGCTCTCCTACGACGCCCGGTTCATCATCCTGGACGAGCCGACCGCGCAGCTGGACGGCCCGGCGATCAACCGGCTGTTCGACCGCATGCGTGGCCTGCAGGAGCGCGGGATCACGTTCCTGTTCATCAGCCACCACCTGGAGGAGATCTACCGGGTCTGCGACGAGGTGACGGTGTTCCGCGACGCTCAGCACATCGTCACCGCGAAGGTCTCGGAGGTGGCGCCGACCGAGCTGGTCGCGGCGATGACCGGCGACGCGACGTCGCTCACCGAACGGCCGTCGCGGCCGCCGCTGCCCGAGCACACCCCGGCCGTGCTGGAGGTCCGCGACCTCGACGGCGTGTCGTTCACGGTCCGGGCCGGGGAGGTCGTCGGCCTCGCCGGGGGCGGCGGCAGCGGCAAACGCGAGATCGCCGAGACCGTCGTCGGGCTGCGTCGCGCCCCGGCGGGCACGATCGAGGTGGCGGGCCGGCCGCTCAAACCGGGGAGCGTGCCCGCCTCGCTCGCCGCCGGCGTCGGCCTCGTCCCCCAGGACCGGCACACCGAGGGGTTCGTGTCCGACCTGTCGATCGCCGAGAACCTCACGATGACGATCCCCCGCCGCCTCGGCCGGTTCGGGATGATCTCGCGCACGCGGCGCGACCGCGTGGCCTCCGTGCTCATCGAGGACCTCGCGGTCAAGACACCCGGCCCCGAGCTGCCGGTGTCCGCGCTCTCCGGAGGCAACCAGCAGAAGGTCGTGATGGGCCGGGCGCTGGCCAACGACCCGAAGCTGCTGGTGCTGATCCAGCCGACGGCCGGCGTCGACGTCCGCTCGAAGGAGACGTTGCTCGGCGTCGTCGACCGGGTCCGGGAGGGCGGCGCCGGTGTGCTCGTCGCGTCCGACGAGCTCGACGACCTGCGCACCTGCGACCGCGTGCTGGTCCTGTTCCAGGGCCGGCAGGTGGCCGAGTTCGGCAGCGACTGGAGCGACCACGACCTGGTCGCCGCGATGGAAGGGCTAGACCTCGATGACGAGTGA
- a CDS encoding sugar ABC transporter substrate-binding protein, protein MLRLLAVAAAATVLAACNSSSGGTSTDPVIGSDYPRSDTDFWNAYVRYSPQEAEKLGIKNLKTTNSENDVAKLTANVQTLLSQGAKGIVMAPQDTAAVAPTLQQLESKKIPVVTIDTRPDTGNVFMVVRADNRAYGEKACQFLGTKLQGKGKVVELMGDVASINGRDRTEAFDECMKKNFPGITVFAEPSKWDGATAANQLQTRLAAHPDIKGIYMQASFALSGTLQVLKQRNLLVAPEDPKHVFIVSNDGIPEELKDIEAGQIDATVSQPADLYAKYGLYYVQQAIAGKKFQPGPTDHDSTIIKVRDGVLEDQLAAPLVTRDGATIAGEKTLKFDDKTLWGNSVS, encoded by the coding sequence ATGCTTCGTCTCTTAGCCGTCGCCGCTGCCGCGACCGTGCTCGCCGCCTGCAACTCCTCCAGCGGCGGAACGAGCACCGATCCCGTCATCGGCTCGGACTACCCCCGATCGGACACCGACTTCTGGAACGCCTACGTGCGTTACAGCCCGCAGGAGGCGGAGAAGCTCGGCATCAAGAACCTCAAGACGACGAACTCCGAGAACGACGTCGCGAAGCTCACCGCGAACGTGCAGACCCTGCTCAGCCAGGGCGCGAAGGGCATCGTCATGGCCCCGCAGGACACCGCGGCCGTGGCCCCGACGCTCCAGCAGCTGGAGTCGAAGAAGATCCCGGTCGTCACGATCGACACCCGGCCCGACACCGGCAACGTGTTCATGGTCGTGCGCGCCGACAACCGCGCCTACGGCGAGAAGGCCTGCCAGTTCCTCGGCACGAAGCTGCAGGGTAAGGGCAAGGTCGTCGAGCTGATGGGCGACGTCGCCTCGATCAACGGGCGGGACCGCACCGAGGCCTTCGACGAGTGCATGAAGAAGAACTTCCCCGGCATCACGGTCTTCGCCGAACCGTCGAAGTGGGACGGCGCCACCGCCGCCAACCAGCTCCAGACGCGGCTGGCCGCGCACCCGGACATCAAGGGCATCTACATGCAGGCGAGCTTCGCGCTCTCCGGCACCCTGCAGGTGCTCAAGCAGCGCAACCTGCTGGTGGCCCCGGAGGACCCGAAGCACGTCTTCATCGTCTCCAACGACGGTATCCCGGAGGAGCTCAAGGACATCGAGGCCGGTCAGATCGACGCCACGGTCTCCCAGCCCGCCGACCTCTACGCGAAGTACGGCCTCTACTACGTGCAGCAGGCGATCGCCGGCAAGAAGTTCCAGCCCGGCCCCACCGACCACGACAGCACGATCATCAAGGTCCGCGACGGTGTGCTCGAGGACCAGCTGGCCGCGCCCCTGGTGACCCGCGACGGCGCCACGATCGCGGGCGAGAAGACGCTGAAGTTCGACGACAAGACGCTCTGGGGCAACAGTGTTAGTTGA
- a CDS encoding enolase C-terminal domain-like protein, producing the protein MTATFTEVDTYDVRFPTSRFLDGSDAMNPFPDYSAAYVVLRTSDGDEGHSLVFTVGRGNDVQVAGVRALASLVVGLDVDEVLDDLGAFSRRLAGDSQFRWLGPDKGVIGMAAGALVNAAWDLRARRANQPLWQLLASLSPEELVGLVDFRYLRDALTPEEALEILRKPGREERATQLLREGYPAYTTTPGWLGYDDEKLARLSKEAVADGFAMIKLKVGGDREADLRRLRIARDAVGPDLPIAVDANQVWGVGEAIEWMADLAPYRPYWIEEPTFPDDILGHARIREAVHPIRVATGEHGANPVLFKQLLQAGAIDVVQIDATRVGGINDNVAILLLAAKFGVPVCPHAGGVGLCEMVQHLAMFDFVAVSGTRDDRMIEYVDHLHQHFVDPVEIRGGHYVAPVAPGIGARIHESSLTEFTYPDGPAWT; encoded by the coding sequence GTGACAGCCACGTTCACCGAGGTCGACACGTACGACGTGCGCTTCCCCACCTCCCGCTTCCTCGACGGTTCCGACGCGATGAACCCGTTCCCCGACTACTCGGCCGCGTACGTGGTGCTGCGGACCAGCGACGGCGACGAGGGCCACTCGCTCGTCTTCACCGTCGGGCGGGGCAACGACGTGCAGGTCGCCGGGGTCCGCGCCCTCGCGTCGCTGGTGGTCGGGCTCGACGTGGACGAGGTCCTCGACGACCTCGGAGCGTTCTCGCGCCGGCTCGCGGGCGACAGCCAGTTCCGCTGGCTCGGCCCCGACAAGGGCGTCATCGGCATGGCGGCGGGCGCCCTCGTCAACGCGGCCTGGGACCTGCGGGCCCGGCGCGCGAACCAGCCGCTCTGGCAGCTGCTCGCGAGCCTCTCCCCCGAGGAACTCGTCGGCCTCGTCGACTTCCGCTACCTGCGTGACGCGCTGACCCCGGAGGAGGCGCTGGAGATCCTGCGCAAGCCCGGCCGGGAGGAGCGCGCGACCCAGCTCCTCCGGGAGGGCTACCCCGCCTACACCACCACCCCGGGCTGGCTCGGCTACGACGACGAGAAGCTCGCCCGGCTCTCCAAGGAGGCCGTCGCCGACGGCTTCGCGATGATCAAGCTCAAGGTCGGCGGGGACCGCGAGGCCGACCTGCGCCGCCTGCGCATCGCCCGCGACGCGGTCGGACCCGACCTGCCGATCGCGGTCGACGCCAACCAGGTCTGGGGCGTCGGCGAGGCGATCGAGTGGATGGCCGACCTCGCGCCGTACCGTCCCTACTGGATCGAAGAGCCCACGTTCCCCGACGACATCCTCGGCCACGCCCGCATCCGCGAGGCCGTCCACCCGATCCGGGTGGCGACCGGCGAGCACGGCGCCAACCCGGTGCTGTTCAAGCAGCTGCTCCAGGCCGGCGCGATCGACGTCGTCCAGATCGACGCGACCCGGGTCGGCGGGATCAACGACAACGTCGCGATCCTCCTGCTGGCCGCGAAGTTCGGGGTGCCGGTGTGCCCGCACGCCGGCGGCGTCGGCCTCTGCGAGATGGTGCAGCACCTCGCGATGTTCGACTTCGTGGCGGTGAGCGGCACCCGGGACGACCGGATGATCGAGTACGTCGACCACCTGCACCAGCACTTCGTCGACCCGGTCGAGATCCGCGGCGGGCACTACGTCGCCCCGGTCGCTCCCGGCATCGGCGCGCGCATCCACGAGTCCTCGCTCACCGAATTCACCTATCCCGATGGCCCCGCCTGGACCTGA
- a CDS encoding FCD domain-containing protein, with translation MSLTDDAITRIRGLIQSGELVPGSRLPPENQLAAELGISRNSMREAVKALQFARVLDARPGDGTYVTSLAPHLLLAGLGSAVDLLRDDTLLEVMEIRSMLEPAATSAAALRITPDQLAELEFLLGQMRAAASDAEELVRYDMDFHRTVVAATGNQSLTSVLDGLSGRTARARVWRGLLSADAAANTLAEHQAIYDALASGDPELARAAALLHVSSSARWLKQALEQGR, from the coding sequence CTGTCGCTGACCGATGACGCGATCACCCGGATCCGCGGGTTGATCCAGTCCGGCGAGCTCGTGCCGGGCAGCCGGCTGCCGCCGGAGAACCAGCTCGCGGCGGAGCTGGGGATCTCGCGCAACTCGATGCGCGAGGCGGTGAAGGCGCTGCAGTTCGCCCGGGTGCTCGACGCGCGCCCCGGGGACGGCACATACGTGACGAGCCTCGCGCCGCACCTGCTGCTGGCCGGCCTGGGCTCGGCCGTGGACCTGCTCCGGGACGACACGCTCCTGGAGGTCATGGAGATCCGGTCGATGCTCGAGCCGGCGGCGACGTCCGCGGCCGCGCTGCGGATCACGCCGGACCAGCTCGCGGAGCTGGAGTTCCTGCTCGGGCAGATGCGTGCGGCGGCGTCCGACGCCGAGGAGCTCGTGCGCTACGACATGGACTTCCACCGGACCGTGGTGGCCGCCACCGGCAACCAGTCGCTGACGTCGGTGCTGGACGGCCTGTCGGGGCGCACGGCGCGGGCGCGGGTGTGGCGCGGCCTGTTGAGCGCGGACGCGGCCGCGAACACGCTCGCCGAGCACCAGGCCATCTACGACGCGCTGGCGAGCGGCGATCCGGAGCTGGCGCGGGCCGCCGCGCTCCTGCACGTCAGCTCGTCCGCGCGCTGGCTCAAACAGGCCCTGGAGCAGGGGCGGTAG
- a CDS encoding TetR family transcriptional regulator: protein MSDSTRERIVAAARAEFAQYGIAGARVARIAANAKTSKERVYAYFSSKEDLYRLITAEELGAIARATRIDVTDLPGYAGRVHDYFTTHPERARLLAWGRLELGTTEGDPLRRAVAGKLGQLRKAQEAGRLDPAWDPVDVLMLINQMAMTWADQPDFVAAVPEPERAAYLAARRAAIVTAVERLFPATAPAPGPV, encoded by the coding sequence ATGTCCGACTCCACCCGTGAGCGCATCGTCGCGGCCGCGCGCGCCGAGTTCGCGCAGTACGGCATCGCCGGGGCCCGGGTCGCGCGGATCGCCGCGAACGCGAAGACCAGCAAGGAACGCGTCTACGCGTACTTCAGCAGCAAGGAAGACCTATACCGGCTGATCACCGCGGAAGAGCTCGGAGCGATCGCGCGGGCCACCCGGATCGACGTCACCGACCTGCCCGGGTACGCCGGCCGGGTGCACGACTACTTCACCACCCACCCCGAGCGGGCCCGGCTGCTGGCCTGGGGACGGCTGGAACTGGGCACGACCGAGGGCGATCCGCTGCGGCGGGCCGTCGCCGGCAAGCTCGGGCAGCTGCGCAAGGCCCAGGAGGCCGGCCGGCTCGATCCGGCCTGGGACCCGGTCGACGTCCTCATGCTGATCAACCAGATGGCGATGACCTGGGCCGACCAGCCCGACTTCGTCGCCGCGGTGCCCGAGCCGGAACGCGCCGCCTACCTGGCCGCGCGCCGGGCCGCGATCGTCACCGCCGTCGAACGGCTCTTCCCCGCTACCGCCCCTGCTCCAGGGCCTGTTTGA
- a CDS encoding aldo/keto reductase, whose translation MQQRSLGTQGLTVSALGYGAMGVSMAYGPSDEQASIATIRRAHELGVTFFDTAELYGWGESEQIVGRAVKDFRDDVVIATKFGYTREFGYDSRPDHIREVADNSLRHLGVDTIDVLYQHRVDPTVPIEDVAGTVKELVDAGKVRYFGLSEAGPRTIRRAHAVQPVSVLQTEYSVFERDVEPLFATLEELGIGFVAYSPLGRGFLTGAVKPASEYDPTDMRNALDPRWQPGNYEKNLEAVQTLRALATSKGVTVAQLALAWLLAQRGYVVPIPGTRSVSRVEENAAAAELELTAEDLAAVRAALPNGSFGARYGRGMVPAWD comes from the coding sequence ATGCAGCAGCGTTCACTCGGTACCCAGGGGCTCACCGTCTCCGCGCTCGGCTACGGCGCGATGGGGGTCTCGATGGCGTACGGCCCTAGTGACGAGCAGGCCAGCATCGCGACGATCCGGCGCGCCCACGAGCTCGGCGTCACGTTCTTCGACACCGCGGAGCTCTACGGCTGGGGCGAGAGCGAGCAGATCGTCGGCCGGGCGGTGAAGGACTTCCGCGACGACGTGGTGATCGCGACGAAGTTCGGCTACACGCGCGAGTTCGGCTACGACAGCCGCCCGGACCACATCCGCGAGGTCGCCGACAACAGCCTGCGCCACCTCGGCGTCGACACGATCGACGTGCTCTACCAGCACCGGGTGGACCCGACCGTGCCGATCGAGGACGTGGCCGGCACGGTCAAGGAGCTCGTCGACGCGGGCAAGGTGCGGTACTTCGGTCTGAGCGAGGCCGGGCCGCGGACGATCCGCCGGGCGCACGCGGTGCAGCCGGTGTCGGTGCTGCAGACCGAGTACTCGGTCTTCGAGCGCGACGTCGAGCCGCTGTTCGCGACGCTCGAGGAACTCGGGATCGGCTTCGTCGCGTACTCGCCGCTCGGGCGGGGCTTCCTGACCGGTGCGGTCAAGCCCGCGAGCGAGTACGACCCGACCGACATGCGCAACGCCCTCGACCCGCGGTGGCAGCCGGGCAACTACGAGAAGAACCTCGAAGCCGTGCAGACGCTGCGTGCGCTGGCCACGTCGAAGGGCGTCACGGTCGCTCAGCTCGCGCTGGCGTGGCTGCTCGCGCAGCGCGGCTACGTGGTGCCGATCCCGGGCACGCGCAGTGTCTCGCGGGTGGAGGAGAACGCGGCGGCCGCCGAGCTGGAGCTCACCGCCGAGGATCTCGCCGCCGTCCGCGCCGCCCTCCCGAACGGGAGCTTCGGGGCCCGCTACGGCCGCGGGATGGTTCCGGCCTGGGACTGA